The proteins below are encoded in one region of Pseudoduganella armeniaca:
- a CDS encoding alpha/beta fold hydrolase has product MLRRFAYVLAVCNLLLPAHAQKPANRAEAVRIVADMRRIVTPEGIERMQAVRIGGIDQWITVRGMDRRNPVLLMLHGGPGYVSMPTSWYFQRGWEDFFTVVQWDQRGAGKTYAANDPAVVGPTMTRARMIADAEEMVAWLRREFGKERIYVLGHSWGSSLGIELARRHPDWLHAYIGAGQITDALESERRGLRFALDAARRDRNAVAVRELEALGPYAAPGHPVVLRDLYVQRKWLGYYGGAVHGRRNGDHEGAAARLAPEYSDDELRTVWTASDFSAERLLAQTVALDFSGWTQFDCPIILFNGRHDHNVSASLAAEWFQRVRAPHKTLVWFEHSAHEMFNEEPGRMLAALLQARAIAEKAGDVAP; this is encoded by the coding sequence ATGCTGCGTCGATTCGCCTACGTCCTTGCCGTTTGCAACCTGCTGTTGCCCGCGCACGCCCAGAAGCCCGCCAACCGCGCCGAAGCCGTCCGCATCGTGGCGGACATGCGGCGCATCGTCACGCCCGAGGGCATCGAGCGCATGCAGGCGGTGCGCATCGGCGGCATCGACCAGTGGATCACGGTGCGCGGCATGGATCGCCGCAATCCGGTCCTGCTGATGCTGCATGGCGGCCCGGGTTACGTCTCGATGCCGACCAGCTGGTATTTTCAACGCGGCTGGGAAGACTTCTTCACGGTGGTGCAGTGGGACCAGCGCGGCGCCGGCAAGACTTACGCCGCCAACGATCCCGCCGTCGTGGGCCCGACGATGACGCGCGCGCGCATGATCGCGGACGCCGAGGAGATGGTGGCCTGGCTGCGCCGGGAGTTCGGCAAGGAGCGCATCTACGTCCTGGGTCACTCGTGGGGCAGTTCGCTGGGCATCGAGCTGGCACGCCGCCACCCCGACTGGCTGCACGCGTATATTGGCGCCGGCCAGATCACCGACGCACTCGAGAGCGAGCGGCGCGGCCTGCGTTTCGCGCTAGATGCCGCCCGGCGCGACCGCAATGCCGTGGCCGTGCGCGAGCTGGAAGCGCTGGGGCCTTATGCGGCGCCCGGCCATCCCGTCGTGCTGCGCGACCTGTACGTGCAGCGCAAATGGCTGGGTTACTACGGGGGCGCCGTGCACGGCCGGCGCAACGGTGACCACGAAGGCGCTGCCGCGCGCCTGGCGCCGGAGTATTCGGACGACGAGCTGCGTACCGTCTGGACGGCCAGCGACTTCTCGGCGGAGCGCCTGCTGGCGCAGACGGTGGCGCTGGACTTCAGCGGCTGGACGCAGTTCGACTGTCCGATCATCCTCTTCAATGGCAGGCATGACCATAACGTCTCGGCAAGCCTCGCCGCCGAGTGGTTCCAGCGCGTGCGGGCGCCGCATAAGACGCTGGTGTGGTTCGAGCATTCGGCGCACGAGATGTTCAACGAGGAGCCGGGCAGGATGCTGGCCGCCTTGTTGCAGGCACGCGCCATTGCGGAGAAGGCGGGCGACGTCGCGCCGTGA
- a CDS encoding pilus assembly PilX family protein gives MMRSLHTRHQRGIALPVMLIMLTVLLISSIYLLRSTTSTTLTTANLAYEASLSKSADLALHTAFDWLSTVDKGQLAQDRPAAGYVASLNPAWSVRTPAFWQGSAFVTEATTNVRIEYVIHRMCTGAGDYNAGNSCTLTSAKKNVSAATQVGDSLSSDAPAYQDKPQLHYVVTARVFGTRGGNVVNQTVVMMGP, from the coding sequence ATGATGCGCAGCCTGCACACCCGGCACCAGCGCGGCATCGCCTTGCCCGTCATGCTGATCATGCTGACGGTGCTGCTGATCAGCAGCATCTACCTGCTGCGTTCGACCACGTCCACCACCCTGACGACGGCCAACCTGGCCTACGAAGCGTCGCTGTCGAAGTCCGCCGACCTGGCGCTGCACACGGCGTTCGACTGGCTCAGCACCGTGGACAAGGGCCAGCTGGCGCAGGACCGTCCCGCCGCCGGCTACGTCGCCTCGCTCAATCCCGCCTGGTCGGTGCGCACGCCGGCGTTCTGGCAGGGCTCGGCCTTCGTCACGGAAGCCACGACCAACGTGCGCATCGAGTACGTCATCCACCGCATGTGCACGGGCGCGGGCGACTACAACGCCGGCAACAGCTGCACGCTGACCTCGGCCAAGAAGAACGTCAGCGCGGCCACGCAGGTGGGCGACAGCCTGTCGTCCGACGCGCCGGCCTACCAGGACAAGCCGCAACTGCACTACGTGGTCACCGCGCGCGTGTTCGGCACACGCGGCGGCAACGTCGTCAACCAGACCGTCGTCATGATGGGGCCGTGA
- a CDS encoding type IV pilin protein: MFNRPPSAPRQRGFTLVEVLITVAIVAILSAVAVPMYRDYVTRGRLAEAFSALGSVQPTAEQHWSNARTYVGLAGLNAFPRASQNFDYALSAADNASYVVTATGKGAVLGFVFTVDQNGNRATTAAPAGWTANAGCWTDRKGGECIH, from the coding sequence ATGTTCAATCGTCCGCCATCCGCCCCGCGCCAGCGCGGCTTCACCCTGGTCGAAGTGCTGATCACGGTCGCCATCGTCGCGATCCTGTCGGCCGTCGCGGTGCCCATGTACCGCGATTACGTCACGCGCGGCCGTCTGGCCGAGGCCTTTTCTGCGCTGGGCAGCGTCCAGCCCACGGCCGAGCAACACTGGTCGAACGCCCGCACCTACGTCGGCCTCGCGGGCCTGAACGCCTTCCCGCGCGCCAGCCAGAACTTCGATTATGCCTTGAGCGCCGCCGACAACGCATCGTATGTCGTCACCGCCACGGGCAAGGGCGCCGTGCTCGGCTTCGTCTTCACCGTCGACCAGAACGGCAACCGCGCCACGACCGCGGCGCCGGCCGGCTGGACCGCCAACGCCGGCTGCTGGACCGACCGCAAGGGCGGCGAATGCATCCATTGA
- a CDS encoding PilW family protein: MSSSVRRRARGFSLVELLVSVLVGMLAIVFATRLFVSSEQNKAAAVGGSDAVQNGMLAMFSISNDASQAGWGLNDTLLSGCDTSFSDTAGFALPVVTRGAVATTPLAPVIIESGGSASDRITLMAGSAMSGVGSERLRDNYGGANTINVATNQPFGYLQGTVVVVAPEPAGGKCALAQLSATPPGFTLTFDAGAAFRFNRAALGNAYSAGQARVYNLGPIQQLAFHTWSVVNGNLMLRATDLAGAAAAPAAVADNIVAIKAQYGFDTRAGAAFDPATGMRVGAWSAAMTDADGDGVTAGAGDFQRVAAVRLAVIARAKMPEKPDPVTKQCSATTAPLTVFAGRSPATVAAAPVSVNVDTIADWKCYRYRAFETIVPIRNAAWRP; the protein is encoded by the coding sequence ATGTCATCTAGCGTCCGCCGCCGCGCACGCGGCTTCTCCCTGGTCGAACTGCTGGTCAGCGTGCTGGTCGGCATGCTGGCCATCGTCTTCGCCACGCGCCTGTTCGTCAGCAGTGAGCAGAACAAGGCCGCCGCCGTGGGTGGCTCGGACGCCGTGCAGAACGGCATGCTGGCGATGTTCTCGATCAGTAACGACGCCAGCCAGGCCGGCTGGGGCCTGAACGACACGCTGCTGTCCGGCTGCGACACCAGCTTCTCCGACACCGCCGGCTTCGCGCTGCCGGTCGTGACGCGCGGCGCTGTAGCGACGACGCCGCTGGCTCCCGTGATCATCGAAAGCGGCGGCAGCGCGTCCGACCGCATCACCTTGATGGCCGGCAGCGCGATGAGCGGGGTCGGCTCCGAGCGCCTGCGCGACAACTATGGAGGCGCCAATACCATCAACGTGGCGACCAACCAGCCGTTCGGCTACCTGCAGGGCACCGTCGTCGTCGTGGCGCCCGAGCCGGCCGGCGGCAAGTGCGCGCTTGCGCAGCTGTCCGCCACGCCGCCCGGCTTCACCTTGACCTTCGACGCCGGCGCCGCGTTCCGCTTCAACCGCGCCGCGCTGGGCAATGCCTACAGCGCCGGCCAGGCGCGCGTCTACAACCTCGGACCGATACAGCAGCTGGCCTTCCACACCTGGTCGGTCGTCAACGGCAACCTGATGCTGCGCGCGACCGACCTGGCCGGCGCCGCCGCCGCGCCGGCGGCCGTGGCCGACAATATCGTCGCGATCAAGGCGCAGTACGGCTTCGACACGCGCGCCGGCGCCGCCTTCGATCCCGCCACCGGCATGCGCGTGGGCGCCTGGAGCGCGGCGATGACGGACGCGGACGGCGACGGCGTCACGGCCGGCGCCGGCGACTTCCAGCGCGTGGCCGCCGTGCGCCTCGCCGTCATCGCGCGCGCCAAGATGCCGGAAAAACCGGACCCCGTCACGAAGCAGTGCAGCGCCACGACGGCACCGCTGACGGTGTTCGCGGGCCGTTCGCCCGCCACGGTGGCCGCCGCCCCCGTCAGCGTCAACGTCGACACGATCGCCGACTGGAAGTGCTACCGCTACCGGGCCTTCGAGACGATCGTCCCGATCCGCAACGCGGCGTGGAGGCCATGA
- a CDS encoding sensor histidine kinase, translating into MASIRVRLLRWLIGPILLVHLAGGALVYALAWLPAQQAFDQGLLDTAHAVAASPRPAWQAPRGGDSEAVYLAVRDPAGRLLAGDRDLPRVAAYGQVVDALVRAEPVRLAQLRTPQGTTVTLAKTLRQRGQAQAAIVRALLLLEAVLTLVSAALVWYAVTRGLRPLRHLRVALRARTADDVAPLAMDDVPAELEPVVRAVNGLLEQSAQGARARQDFLANMAHQLRTPLAGLQAQLDVLARGRAGTDDAATLALMRAATQRMTRQVSQLLALARAEPGQSGGRRPERVGLDQLLGESVQQFVEQAVAKHIDLGFELAPATVQGDRFQLRDLADNLIDNALRYTPTGGRVTVSCGRDVDGAFVSVEDNGPGIPPALRTAVFSRFVRLDEHSAGTGIGLAIVREIAAAHGARVDIDTSAGGQGARFIVRFPGVN; encoded by the coding sequence ATGGCCAGTATCCGCGTGCGCCTGCTGCGCTGGCTGATCGGCCCGATTCTGCTCGTCCATCTGGCCGGCGGCGCGCTGGTGTACGCGCTGGCCTGGCTGCCGGCGCAGCAGGCGTTCGACCAGGGCCTGCTCGATACGGCCCACGCAGTGGCGGCCTCGCCACGGCCCGCCTGGCAAGCGCCACGCGGCGGCGATAGCGAGGCTGTCTACCTGGCCGTGCGCGACCCGGCGGGCCGCCTGCTGGCAGGCGACAGGGACCTGCCGCGCGTGGCCGCGTATGGTCAGGTCGTCGATGCGCTGGTGCGCGCGGAACCCGTGCGGTTGGCGCAGCTGCGCACGCCGCAGGGCACGACAGTGACGCTGGCCAAGACCCTGCGCCAGCGCGGCCAGGCGCAGGCGGCCATCGTGCGCGCGCTGCTGTTGCTGGAAGCAGTGCTGACGCTGGTCTCTGCCGCGCTGGTCTGGTACGCGGTCACGCGTGGGCTGCGGCCACTGCGGCATCTGCGCGTCGCGCTGCGCGCCCGCACGGCAGACGACGTCGCGCCGCTGGCGATGGACGACGTACCAGCCGAGCTGGAGCCGGTGGTACGGGCCGTGAACGGCTTGCTGGAGCAATCGGCACAGGGCGCACGCGCGCGCCAGGACTTCCTGGCCAATATGGCGCACCAGCTGCGCACCCCGCTGGCCGGGCTGCAGGCGCAGCTGGACGTGCTGGCGCGCGGCCGTGCCGGCACCGACGATGCGGCCACGCTGGCACTGATGCGCGCAGCCACTCAACGCATGACGCGGCAGGTCAGCCAGCTGCTGGCGCTGGCGCGCGCCGAACCGGGCCAGTCAGGGGGGCGCCGCCCGGAGCGTGTCGGGCTGGACCAACTGCTGGGCGAGAGCGTGCAGCAGTTCGTCGAGCAGGCCGTCGCCAAGCATATCGACCTGGGCTTCGAGCTGGCCCCGGCGACGGTGCAAGGCGACCGGTTCCAGCTGCGCGACCTGGCCGACAACCTGATCGACAATGCGCTGCGCTATACGCCGACGGGCGGGCGCGTCACCGTGTCCTGCGGCCGGGATGTCGATGGCGCCTTCGTGAGTGTGGAAGACAACGGCCCGGGCATCCCGCCCGCGCTGCGCACGGCCGTGTTCAGCCGCTTCGTGCGGCTGGACGAGCACAGCGCCGGTACCGGCATCGGGCTGGCGATCGTGCGCGAGATCGCGGCGGCGCATGGGGCGCGGGTCGATATCGATACCTCGGCGGGCGGGCAGGGCGCGCGGTTTATAGTAAGGTTCCCGGGCGTTAACTAA
- a CDS encoding prepilin-type N-terminal cleavage/methylation domain-containing protein, giving the protein MNPTMMRRQAGVALLEVMIALILLGIGLLGAIGLQARSYSALADAGQRAEATIQADKLVAMIDNDVANIASYALAANATPAAALAPWLAETRALIPGAAAVVTVAQQGTRWRVDIAISWRRKQGSDTNSHRVTAYVI; this is encoded by the coding sequence ATGAACCCGACCATGATGCGCCGCCAGGCCGGCGTCGCCCTGCTGGAAGTGATGATCGCCTTGATCCTGCTCGGCATCGGCCTCCTGGGTGCCATCGGCCTGCAGGCGCGTTCCTATTCCGCGCTGGCCGATGCCGGCCAGCGCGCCGAGGCCACGATCCAGGCCGACAAGCTGGTCGCCATGATCGACAACGACGTCGCCAATATCGCCAGCTACGCGCTGGCGGCGAATGCCACGCCGGCTGCCGCGCTGGCGCCGTGGCTGGCCGAGACGCGCGCGCTGATCCCCGGCGCTGCGGCCGTCGTCACCGTGGCGCAGCAGGGCACGCGCTGGCGCGTGGACATCGCGATCAGTTGGCGCCGCAAGCAGGGCAGCGATACCAACAGCCATCGGGTGACGGCCTATGTCATCTAG
- a CDS encoding pilus assembly protein — MKAILSILLALCAALPAFAAQTQIAQVPLLNISGTGTVKPNLMLLFDNSGSMEQTYTPDYVNDNLCRTSARLANGVTSCTIGHPPFMSPDFNKQYYNPQIRYQPPVKADGTYYPEQTAAATSNWTNVASDGFGKQNVNLYGSADTAIDLTTQFPDLRWCDPNNTSDCKVNSATYTYPDNTYTSASAISTGPYYYTIGVAEYCTDATLKTCVSTSAGAAAPSGYPVPAVVRWCDTRNLTNCQAKRVGSFLYPRYSQALGAAVAYGTVTIGASRTSNALTINSIVVHDPAGNRTVTNGAVSAPNGTNTALKQQTLASALASSIMARTGTTYPYLACVKNPIGVANVPACSTFGINLASDSVLAILPVSCSGSKSVATCQPYYDNSYSGWGITVDAGSTRVGAPTGLLRISGTTANNKQATLGSVALAGSNLFTNLALGSNSGNVSATAAATAIVSRIGTSGTVRAYPGGNAITPTCADAADAATVCLVDTANNAPAKSVTVGSITNRGSLTITPSDTFVDVDTVPTTVQAISSGSAAPSTFARVNIVSGRTYPKGAGRTDCAGTTCTYAEEMTNFANWYSYYKSRLQMMKTSVGIAFTRLNGNYRVGYVRLSSAGAGGAVELKPADFTGGARTSWYSTLYNTTTSGSTPIRTAMDNVGRMYANLAPYNYASGQEVVQYPCQQNFLILTTDGYWNGNSTNNVVNNDDRESVTRFCLKKDGCVDTRSQSQPSISDVALHWYNGGSSTGTVSLRPDLEPSLLKPGLVPAAAGENTHLHMTTYTLGLGVDGVMNYEPKYDSAPLVNGDFFNLKNGVTSGCPWNGGGAYVWPDPQVTSTASTVQERVDDLWHAAINGHGKYFSANQPKDVVAGLQEALDKMQISVGAAAAAATSTPNISLEDNDIFSSTFTTVKWFGVLSKRNVDTATGIVDATPVWTSATAMGGQVATTGTAGATTDGRTIWMRDGATTDLKPFYFASMSATEKGWFTNKCPLLTQCTLLDSANRTLVNAGTELVNWLRGQQQYADDVVFRSYSNSRDADPAATSAVPVVLGDIASSKPAYMRDPRKAYTLAGYETFKSSYATRAPAVFVAANDGMLHAFNAADGSGGGRELWAYVPRITMQKLPALASTTYGTNHQYTTDGSPELADVQINGQWRTVLVAGLNGGGRGYYALDVTDAGPAWTDATGASRGGQRPKLLWELCADAALCPQSRLDANNIGLTFGAPQFGMHNGRWVVYLTSGYNNVPGADNVATGDGKGYLFIVDVATGDVLDRVSTNVGDTTTPSGLARITAIANDPAADPVTTYIYGGDNQGNLFRFDLTAGASVKRIGIAAVGGVPQPITARPDVTLCAVTTTAESGATSQSAQRVVLFGTGRLLDLPDIANTDVQSLYALRDDGAADLNLRGSTMVAQTLSQRTSTAGTGDDAVTTIDEIDLAGTRVDLSRSSGWYFDWKLNAGERMNLDPKIVSGVGNVVTNVPTSESSCSVGGTSNFYAVDVCKGTGVNGTLVGSMLSNTSAAVGFIIVRLPKGDLKLITTTAKGETLTRPLQELDTVGAHRAGWRRVKGD, encoded by the coding sequence ATGAAAGCCATCCTCTCCATCCTGCTGGCGCTGTGCGCCGCCTTGCCGGCGTTCGCGGCCCAGACCCAGATCGCCCAGGTACCTTTGCTGAACATCAGCGGCACCGGCACCGTCAAGCCGAACCTGATGCTGTTGTTCGATAACTCCGGCTCGATGGAGCAGACCTACACGCCGGACTACGTCAACGACAACCTGTGCCGCACCTCGGCGCGCCTGGCCAACGGCGTCACGTCCTGCACGATCGGCCATCCGCCGTTCATGAGCCCGGACTTCAACAAGCAGTACTACAACCCGCAGATCCGCTACCAGCCGCCGGTCAAGGCGGACGGCACCTACTATCCGGAGCAGACCGCCGCCGCCACGTCGAACTGGACCAACGTCGCCAGCGACGGCTTCGGCAAGCAGAACGTCAACCTGTACGGCAGCGCGGACACGGCGATCGACCTGACCACACAGTTCCCCGACCTGCGCTGGTGCGACCCGAACAACACCAGCGACTGCAAGGTCAACAGCGCCACCTACACGTATCCCGACAACACCTACACGTCCGCCAGCGCCATCAGCACGGGACCGTACTATTACACCATCGGCGTGGCCGAATACTGCACGGACGCGACGCTGAAGACCTGCGTCTCGACCAGTGCCGGCGCCGCCGCGCCGTCCGGCTATCCGGTGCCGGCCGTGGTGCGCTGGTGCGACACGCGCAACCTGACCAACTGCCAGGCCAAGCGGGTGGGCAGCTTCCTGTATCCGCGCTACTCGCAGGCGCTGGGCGCGGCCGTGGCCTACGGCACCGTGACGATCGGCGCCAGCCGCACCAGCAACGCGCTGACGATCAACTCGATCGTCGTCCACGACCCCGCGGGCAACCGCACCGTGACCAATGGCGCCGTCAGCGCGCCGAACGGCACCAACACGGCGCTGAAGCAGCAGACGCTGGCCAGCGCGCTGGCCTCGTCCATCATGGCCCGGACCGGCACCACCTATCCGTATCTCGCGTGCGTGAAGAACCCGATCGGCGTGGCCAACGTGCCGGCCTGCTCGACCTTCGGCATCAACCTGGCCAGCGACAGCGTGCTGGCGATCCTGCCGGTATCGTGCAGCGGCAGCAAGAGCGTGGCCACCTGCCAGCCATACTACGACAACTCGTACAGCGGCTGGGGCATCACGGTGGACGCGGGCAGCACCCGGGTGGGCGCGCCGACCGGCCTGCTGCGCATCAGCGGCACCACGGCCAACAACAAGCAGGCCACCCTGGGCAGCGTGGCCCTGGCCGGCAGCAACCTGTTCACCAACCTGGCGCTGGGCAGCAACAGCGGCAACGTCAGCGCCACGGCGGCGGCGACCGCGATCGTCAGCCGCATCGGCACCTCCGGCACCGTGCGCGCCTACCCGGGCGGCAACGCCATCACGCCGACCTGCGCGGACGCGGCCGATGCTGCCACCGTCTGCCTGGTGGACACGGCGAACAACGCGCCCGCCAAGAGCGTCACGGTCGGCTCGATCACGAACCGCGGCTCGCTGACGATCACCCCAAGCGACACGTTCGTCGACGTCGATACGGTGCCGACGACGGTGCAGGCGATTTCGAGCGGCAGCGCCGCGCCCAGCACGTTCGCCCGGGTGAACATCGTCAGCGGGCGCACCTACCCGAAGGGCGCCGGCCGCACCGACTGCGCCGGCACGACCTGCACCTACGCGGAGGAGATGACCAACTTCGCCAACTGGTACTCGTACTATAAATCGCGCCTGCAGATGATGAAGACCTCCGTCGGCATCGCCTTCACGCGCCTGAACGGCAACTACCGCGTGGGCTACGTGCGCTTGTCGAGTGCCGGCGCCGGCGGCGCGGTGGAGTTGAAGCCGGCCGACTTCACGGGTGGGGCGCGCACCAGCTGGTACTCGACCCTGTACAACACGACCACGTCCGGCTCGACGCCGATCCGCACGGCGATGGACAACGTGGGCCGCATGTACGCCAACCTGGCGCCCTACAACTACGCCAGCGGCCAGGAGGTGGTGCAGTATCCCTGCCAGCAGAACTTCCTGATCCTGACGACGGACGGCTACTGGAACGGCAACTCGACCAACAACGTCGTCAACAACGACGACCGCGAAAGCGTCACGCGCTTCTGCCTGAAGAAGGACGGCTGCGTCGACACGCGCAGCCAGAGCCAGCCCTCGATCTCCGACGTGGCGCTGCACTGGTACAACGGCGGCTCCAGCACCGGTACCGTGTCGCTGCGGCCGGACCTGGAACCGAGCCTGCTCAAGCCCGGCCTGGTGCCGGCCGCCGCCGGCGAGAACACGCACCTGCACATGACCACCTACACGCTGGGCCTGGGCGTGGACGGCGTGATGAACTACGAACCGAAGTACGACAGCGCGCCGCTCGTCAACGGCGACTTCTTCAACCTGAAGAACGGCGTCACCAGCGGCTGCCCGTGGAACGGCGGCGGCGCGTACGTGTGGCCGGACCCGCAGGTGACGAGCACCGCGTCCACCGTGCAGGAACGGGTGGACGACCTGTGGCACGCGGCCATCAATGGTCACGGCAAGTACTTCAGCGCCAACCAGCCGAAGGACGTGGTGGCCGGCCTGCAGGAAGCGCTCGACAAGATGCAGATCAGCGTGGGCGCGGCCGCGGCGGCCGCCACCTCGACGCCCAATATCTCGCTGGAAGACAACGACATCTTCTCGTCCACCTTCACCACGGTGAAGTGGTTTGGCGTGCTGTCCAAGCGCAACGTCGACACGGCCACCGGCATCGTCGATGCGACGCCGGTATGGACCTCGGCCACGGCGATGGGCGGCCAGGTCGCCACCACCGGCACGGCCGGCGCCACCACGGACGGGCGCACGATCTGGATGCGCGACGGCGCCACCACGGACCTGAAGCCGTTCTACTTCGCCAGCATGAGCGCGACGGAGAAGGGCTGGTTCACCAACAAATGCCCGCTGCTGACCCAGTGCACCTTGCTCGACAGTGCCAACCGCACCCTGGTCAATGCCGGCACGGAACTGGTCAACTGGCTGCGCGGCCAGCAACAATACGCCGACGACGTCGTGTTCCGGTCCTACAGCAACAGCCGCGATGCCGATCCCGCCGCCACCAGCGCGGTGCCGGTGGTGCTGGGCGATATCGCCTCGTCCAAGCCGGCCTACATGCGCGATCCGCGCAAGGCGTACACGCTGGCCGGCTACGAAACGTTCAAGTCCAGCTATGCGACGCGGGCGCCGGCCGTGTTCGTGGCCGCCAACGACGGCATGCTGCATGCCTTCAACGCGGCCGACGGCAGTGGCGGCGGCCGCGAACTGTGGGCCTACGTGCCGCGCATCACGATGCAGAAGCTGCCGGCGCTGGCCTCGACCACCTACGGCACCAACCACCAGTACACCACGGACGGCTCGCCGGAACTGGCGGACGTGCAGATCAACGGCCAGTGGCGCACGGTCCTGGTGGCGGGCCTGAACGGCGGCGGGCGCGGCTACTATGCGCTGGACGTGACGGACGCCGGCCCGGCCTGGACCGACGCGACCGGCGCCAGCCGCGGCGGCCAGCGCCCCAAGCTGCTGTGGGAGCTGTGCGCCGATGCGGCGCTGTGCCCGCAGAGCCGCCTCGATGCCAACAACATCGGCCTGACGTTCGGCGCGCCGCAGTTCGGCATGCACAACGGCCGCTGGGTGGTCTACCTGACCTCGGGCTACAACAACGTGCCGGGTGCGGACAACGTCGCCACCGGCGACGGCAAGGGCTATCTGTTCATCGTCGACGTGGCGACCGGCGACGTGCTCGATCGCGTCAGCACCAATGTGGGCGACACGACCACGCCGTCCGGCCTGGCCCGCATCACGGCGATCGCGAACGATCCGGCCGCCGATCCGGTCACCACCTACATCTATGGCGGCGACAACCAGGGCAACCTGTTCCGCTTCGACCTGACCGCCGGCGCCAGCGTGAAACGGATCGGCATCGCGGCCGTGGGCGGCGTGCCGCAGCCGATCACCGCGCGCCCGGACGTGACGTTGTGCGCGGTGACGACGACGGCCGAAAGCGGCGCCACGTCGCAGAGCGCCCAGCGCGTGGTGCTGTTCGGTACCGGCCGGCTGCTGGACCTGCCGGACATCGCCAACACCGACGTGCAGAGCCTGTACGCGCTGCGCGACGACGGCGCGGCCGACCTGAACCTGCGCGGCAGCACGATGGTGGCGCAGACGCTGTCGCAGCGCACCTCGACGGCAGGCACGGGCGACGATGCCGTCACGACCATCGACGAGATCGACCTGGCGGGCACGCGGGTGGACCTGTCGCGCAGCAGCGGCTGGTATTTCGACTGGAAGCTCAACGCCGGCGAACGGATGAACCTCGACCCGAAGATCGTCAGCGGCGTGGGCAACGTGGTGACCAACGTGCCGACCTCCGAATCGTCATGCTCGGTGGGCGGCACGTCGAATTTCTACGCGGTGGACGTCTGCAAGGGCACGGGCGTGAACGGCACGCTGGTGGGCAGCATGCTGTCCAATACCTCGGCCGCCGTGGGCTTCATCATCGTCCGGCTGCCGAAGGGCGACCTGAAGCTGATCACGACGACGGCCAAGGGCGAAACCTTGACGCGGCCGTTGCAGGAACTGGACACGGTGGGGGCGCACCGGGCCGGCTGGCGCCGGGTGAAGGGCGACTGA
- a CDS encoding GspH/FimT family pseudopilin translates to MHPLTRSRYAGFTLVELMVAIAIMGTLLAVGIPNMTTWVLSNKARGASEFYAEGLATARREAVTRNAASRFVLSPNANGQLDWQVDVCFPVPGTPCSADSGSWSTVAAAADNDPNAAAPFKSIFRAASALPHADALVPTLQPEGSTGVYFTALGWVDTSDPQRLTRLTLTPAASLRNGVPTVALAIPLAGVAAKCNPDVAAPDSRACP, encoded by the coding sequence ATGCATCCATTGACGCGCAGCCGGTACGCCGGCTTCACGCTCGTCGAGCTGATGGTGGCGATTGCCATCATGGGCACGCTGCTGGCCGTCGGCATTCCGAACATGACGACGTGGGTACTGTCGAACAAGGCGCGCGGCGCGTCCGAATTCTATGCCGAGGGCCTGGCCACGGCGCGGCGCGAGGCGGTCACGCGCAACGCGGCCAGCCGCTTCGTATTGAGCCCCAACGCCAACGGCCAGCTGGACTGGCAAGTCGACGTCTGCTTCCCCGTGCCGGGCACGCCGTGCAGCGCCGACAGCGGCAGCTGGTCCACCGTCGCCGCGGCCGCCGACAACGATCCGAATGCGGCGGCGCCGTTCAAGTCGATCTTCCGCGCCGCCAGCGCGCTGCCCCATGCGGACGCGCTGGTGCCGACCCTGCAGCCCGAGGGCAGCACCGGCGTGTATTTCACGGCGCTGGGCTGGGTCGACACGAGCGACCCGCAGCGGCTTACCCGGCTGACGCTGACACCCGCCGCAAGCCTGCGCAATGGCGTCCCCACCGTGGCGCTGGCGATCCCGCTGGCCGGCGTCGCCGCCAAGTGCAATCCCGACGTCGCCGCACCCGATTCGAGGGCCTGCCCATGA